One genomic window of Salvia miltiorrhiza cultivar Shanhuang (shh) chromosome 4, IMPLAD_Smil_shh, whole genome shotgun sequence includes the following:
- the LOC131023760 gene encoding auxin response factor 8-like isoform X2, whose translation MKADVETDEVYAQMTLQPLTPQEQKDAYLPVELGMPNRQPTNYFCKTLTASDTSTHGGFSVPRRAAEKVFPPLDFSQTPPAQELMARDLHDVEWKFRHIFRGQPKRHLLTTGWSVFVSAKRLVAGDSVLFIWNEKNQLLLGIRRATRPQTVMPSSVLSSDSMHIGLLAAAAHAAATNSCFTVFYNPRASPSEFVISLSKYAKAVYHTRVSVGMRFRMLFETEESSVRRYMGTITSIGDLDPVRWANSHWRSVKVGWDESTAGERQPRVSLWEIEPLTTFPMYPSLLPLRLKRPWYPGASSFQDAGSEAINGMPWLRGEVGEAGFNSINFQSVGMLPWMQQRFDPIAVRNDLNQQYQAIMAAGLQNQFQQPVDYLQQSGSHNPQTQQQHTIQPSVPSLTLPLQTQMLSDNMQRPTPHQVSEENHTYQEAYLARHPSDIPSPWFTKSEFTNSASVTHPCVQNMLGSLCPEGSSGTLVNSSRAGQATLDEQSPQHSWVAKYSGKDASMEQENCTLDVQDHQSLFGASVDSGLLLPTTVSRVSTSSVQADMFPMPLGSSGFQSPLYSYVQDSSDLLHNTGQVDQPTPDRIFVKVYKMGSVGRSVDIGRFSSYEELRQELGQMFRVEGLLEDPQRSGWQLVFVDRENDILLLGDDPWEAFVNNVWYIKILSPEDVVKLGKQEGDTGSVERTNNADVHNLPSLHY comes from the exons ATGAAG GCAGATGTTGAAACTGATGAAGTATATGCTCAGATGACATTGCAGCCTTTGACTCCG CAAGAACAAAAAGATGCATATCTTCCGGTGGAGCTGGGAATGCCTAACAGGCAACCGACCAATTACTTTTGCAAGACTCTCACTGCAAGTGATACAAGTACACATGGAGGCTTCTCTGTTCCTCGTCGTGCTGCAGAAAAAGTTTTCCCACCCTTG GATTTCTCACAAACACCACCTGCTCAAGAACTTATGGCAAGAGATCTCCATGATGTCGAATGGAAGTTCAGGCATATTTTTCGGG GCCAGCCTAAGCGTCATTTGCTCACTACTGGCTGGAGTGTCTTTGTCAGTGCCAAACGTCTTGTTGCTGGGGATTCCGTTCTATTTATCTG GAATGAGAAAAATCAGCTCCTATTGGGCATTCGTCGTGCCACTCGACCTCAAACTGTGATGCCATCATCTGTTCTTTCAAGTGACAGTATGCACATAGGACTACTAGCTGCAGCAGCTCATGCTGCTGCTACTAATAGCTGCTTCACTGTTTTCTATAACCCCAG GGCTAGTCCATCTGAGTTCGTCATATCTCTTTCAAAGTATGCCAAAGCTGTGTATCATACACGCGTTTCAGTTGGGATGCGTTTCCGCATGCTTTTTGAAACTGAAGAATCTAGTGTTCGCAG ATATATGGGTACGATTACTAGCATTGGGGACTTGGATCCTGTTCGTTGGGCCAATTCTCATTGGCGCTCTGTTAAG GTGGGTTGGGATGAATCAACCGCAGGTGAGAGGCAGCCGAGGGTATCATTATGGGAAATTGAGCCTTTGACAACATTTCCTATGTATCCTTCACTACTTCCTCTCAGACTAAAACGGCCGTGGTATCCTGGCGCTTCATCTTTTCAAG ATGCTGGCTCTGAAGCAATCAACGGCATGCCATGGTTAAGAGGCGAAGTTGGTGAGGCAGGTTTCAATTCCATAAACTTTCAGTCTGTCGGAATGTTACCTTGGATGCAGCAGAGGTTTGATCCGATAGCCGTAAGGAATGATCTCAACCAGCAATATCAGGCGATAATGGCTGCCGGGCTGCAAAACCAGTTTCAGCAGCCCGTCGACTATCTTCAACAGTCAGGTAGTCACAATCCTCAAACACAGCAGCAGCATACCATCCAGCCATCAGTTCCTTCTCTCACACTTCCTCTGCAAACCCAAATGCTGTCGGATAATATGCAGAGACCGACACCACACCAAGTCTCCGAAGAAAATCATACTTATCAGGAAGCGTATTTAGCGAGGCACCCGTCAGATATCCCTTCCCCTTGGTTTACAAAATCAGAATTCACAAACTCAGCATCTGTGACTCATCCCTGTGTGCAGAATATGCTGGGTTCGCTTTGTCCCGAAGGAAGCAGTGGTACTCTTGTTAATTCATCGAGAGCTGGCCAGGCCACGCTCGATGAGCAGTCTCCCCAGCATTCCTGGGTGGCGAAATATTCTGGAAAAGATGCTTCCATGGAACAGGAAAACTGCACCTTAGATGTGCAGGATCATCAGTCTCTTTTCGGTGCCAGTGTCGACTCTGGTCTCCTGCTACCCACTACTGTCTCCAGAGTGAGTACTTCATCGGTTCAAGCAGATATGTTCCCTATGCCGTTAGGATCATCTGGGTTTCAGAGCCCTCTATACAGCTATGTGCAAGATTCTTCCGACTTGTTGCACAACACAGGACAAGTTGACCAACCAACACCAGACCGCATCTTTGTGAAGGTGTATAAGATGGGATCTGTTGGTAGGTCAGTGGACATCGGCCGGTTCAGCAGTTACGAGGAGCTGCGACAGGAACTGGGTCAGATGTTTCGGGTGGAAGGGTTGCTTGAAGACCCTCAGAGATCAGGCTGGCAGCTTGTATTCGTCGACAGGGAGAATGACATTCTTCTCCTTGGAGACGATCCGTGGGA GGCGTTTGTGAACAATGTGTGGTATATAAAGATCCTTTCGCCTGAAGATGTAGTGAAGCTTGGGAAGCAAGAAGGCGATACGGGTTCGGTTGAGAGGACCAACAATGCTGATGTTCACAATCTTCCATCTCTTCATTACtga
- the LOC131023760 gene encoding auxin response factor 8-like isoform X1 codes for MKLSTSEMGQQAHEGEKKCLNSELWHACAGPLVSLPTVGSRVVYFPQGHSEQVAATTNKEVDAHIPNYPSLSPQLICQLHNVTMHADVETDEVYAQMTLQPLTPQEQKDAYLPVELGMPNRQPTNYFCKTLTASDTSTHGGFSVPRRAAEKVFPPLDFSQTPPAQELMARDLHDVEWKFRHIFRGQPKRHLLTTGWSVFVSAKRLVAGDSVLFIWNEKNQLLLGIRRATRPQTVMPSSVLSSDSMHIGLLAAAAHAAATNSCFTVFYNPRASPSEFVISLSKYAKAVYHTRVSVGMRFRMLFETEESSVRRYMGTITSIGDLDPVRWANSHWRSVKVGWDESTAGERQPRVSLWEIEPLTTFPMYPSLLPLRLKRPWYPGASSFQDAGSEAINGMPWLRGEVGEAGFNSINFQSVGMLPWMQQRFDPIAVRNDLNQQYQAIMAAGLQNQFQQPVDYLQQSGSHNPQTQQQHTIQPSVPSLTLPLQTQMLSDNMQRPTPHQVSEENHTYQEAYLARHPSDIPSPWFTKSEFTNSASVTHPCVQNMLGSLCPEGSSGTLVNSSRAGQATLDEQSPQHSWVAKYSGKDASMEQENCTLDVQDHQSLFGASVDSGLLLPTTVSRVSTSSVQADMFPMPLGSSGFQSPLYSYVQDSSDLLHNTGQVDQPTPDRIFVKVYKMGSVGRSVDIGRFSSYEELRQELGQMFRVEGLLEDPQRSGWQLVFVDRENDILLLGDDPWEAFVNNVWYIKILSPEDVVKLGKQEGDTGSVERTNNADVHNLPSLHY; via the exons ATGAAGCTTTCAACATCAGAGATGGGTCAGCAGGCTCATGAAG GGGAGAAGAAGTGCTTGAATTCTGAGCTATGGCATGCCTGCGCCGGTCCTTTAGTGTCGTTGCCAACAGTTGGAAGTCGTGTGGTTTATTTCCCTCAGGGTCACAGTGAGCAG GTTGCTGCAACAACTAATAAAGAAGTTGATGCCCACATACCCAATTACCCGAGCTTGTCGCCACAATTAATCTGTCAACTCCACAATGTTACCATGCAT GCAGATGTTGAAACTGATGAAGTATATGCTCAGATGACATTGCAGCCTTTGACTCCG CAAGAACAAAAAGATGCATATCTTCCGGTGGAGCTGGGAATGCCTAACAGGCAACCGACCAATTACTTTTGCAAGACTCTCACTGCAAGTGATACAAGTACACATGGAGGCTTCTCTGTTCCTCGTCGTGCTGCAGAAAAAGTTTTCCCACCCTTG GATTTCTCACAAACACCACCTGCTCAAGAACTTATGGCAAGAGATCTCCATGATGTCGAATGGAAGTTCAGGCATATTTTTCGGG GCCAGCCTAAGCGTCATTTGCTCACTACTGGCTGGAGTGTCTTTGTCAGTGCCAAACGTCTTGTTGCTGGGGATTCCGTTCTATTTATCTG GAATGAGAAAAATCAGCTCCTATTGGGCATTCGTCGTGCCACTCGACCTCAAACTGTGATGCCATCATCTGTTCTTTCAAGTGACAGTATGCACATAGGACTACTAGCTGCAGCAGCTCATGCTGCTGCTACTAATAGCTGCTTCACTGTTTTCTATAACCCCAG GGCTAGTCCATCTGAGTTCGTCATATCTCTTTCAAAGTATGCCAAAGCTGTGTATCATACACGCGTTTCAGTTGGGATGCGTTTCCGCATGCTTTTTGAAACTGAAGAATCTAGTGTTCGCAG ATATATGGGTACGATTACTAGCATTGGGGACTTGGATCCTGTTCGTTGGGCCAATTCTCATTGGCGCTCTGTTAAG GTGGGTTGGGATGAATCAACCGCAGGTGAGAGGCAGCCGAGGGTATCATTATGGGAAATTGAGCCTTTGACAACATTTCCTATGTATCCTTCACTACTTCCTCTCAGACTAAAACGGCCGTGGTATCCTGGCGCTTCATCTTTTCAAG ATGCTGGCTCTGAAGCAATCAACGGCATGCCATGGTTAAGAGGCGAAGTTGGTGAGGCAGGTTTCAATTCCATAAACTTTCAGTCTGTCGGAATGTTACCTTGGATGCAGCAGAGGTTTGATCCGATAGCCGTAAGGAATGATCTCAACCAGCAATATCAGGCGATAATGGCTGCCGGGCTGCAAAACCAGTTTCAGCAGCCCGTCGACTATCTTCAACAGTCAGGTAGTCACAATCCTCAAACACAGCAGCAGCATACCATCCAGCCATCAGTTCCTTCTCTCACACTTCCTCTGCAAACCCAAATGCTGTCGGATAATATGCAGAGACCGACACCACACCAAGTCTCCGAAGAAAATCATACTTATCAGGAAGCGTATTTAGCGAGGCACCCGTCAGATATCCCTTCCCCTTGGTTTACAAAATCAGAATTCACAAACTCAGCATCTGTGACTCATCCCTGTGTGCAGAATATGCTGGGTTCGCTTTGTCCCGAAGGAAGCAGTGGTACTCTTGTTAATTCATCGAGAGCTGGCCAGGCCACGCTCGATGAGCAGTCTCCCCAGCATTCCTGGGTGGCGAAATATTCTGGAAAAGATGCTTCCATGGAACAGGAAAACTGCACCTTAGATGTGCAGGATCATCAGTCTCTTTTCGGTGCCAGTGTCGACTCTGGTCTCCTGCTACCCACTACTGTCTCCAGAGTGAGTACTTCATCGGTTCAAGCAGATATGTTCCCTATGCCGTTAGGATCATCTGGGTTTCAGAGCCCTCTATACAGCTATGTGCAAGATTCTTCCGACTTGTTGCACAACACAGGACAAGTTGACCAACCAACACCAGACCGCATCTTTGTGAAGGTGTATAAGATGGGATCTGTTGGTAGGTCAGTGGACATCGGCCGGTTCAGCAGTTACGAGGAGCTGCGACAGGAACTGGGTCAGATGTTTCGGGTGGAAGGGTTGCTTGAAGACCCTCAGAGATCAGGCTGGCAGCTTGTATTCGTCGACAGGGAGAATGACATTCTTCTCCTTGGAGACGATCCGTGGGA GGCGTTTGTGAACAATGTGTGGTATATAAAGATCCTTTCGCCTGAAGATGTAGTGAAGCTTGGGAAGCAAGAAGGCGATACGGGTTCGGTTGAGAGGACCAACAATGCTGATGTTCACAATCTTCCATCTCTTCATTACtga
- the LOC131023760 gene encoding auxin response factor 8-like isoform X3 — protein sequence MTLQPLTPQEQKDAYLPVELGMPNRQPTNYFCKTLTASDTSTHGGFSVPRRAAEKVFPPLDFSQTPPAQELMARDLHDVEWKFRHIFRGQPKRHLLTTGWSVFVSAKRLVAGDSVLFIWNEKNQLLLGIRRATRPQTVMPSSVLSSDSMHIGLLAAAAHAAATNSCFTVFYNPRASPSEFVISLSKYAKAVYHTRVSVGMRFRMLFETEESSVRRYMGTITSIGDLDPVRWANSHWRSVKVGWDESTAGERQPRVSLWEIEPLTTFPMYPSLLPLRLKRPWYPGASSFQDAGSEAINGMPWLRGEVGEAGFNSINFQSVGMLPWMQQRFDPIAVRNDLNQQYQAIMAAGLQNQFQQPVDYLQQSGSHNPQTQQQHTIQPSVPSLTLPLQTQMLSDNMQRPTPHQVSEENHTYQEAYLARHPSDIPSPWFTKSEFTNSASVTHPCVQNMLGSLCPEGSSGTLVNSSRAGQATLDEQSPQHSWVAKYSGKDASMEQENCTLDVQDHQSLFGASVDSGLLLPTTVSRVSTSSVQADMFPMPLGSSGFQSPLYSYVQDSSDLLHNTGQVDQPTPDRIFVKVYKMGSVGRSVDIGRFSSYEELRQELGQMFRVEGLLEDPQRSGWQLVFVDRENDILLLGDDPWEAFVNNVWYIKILSPEDVVKLGKQEGDTGSVERTNNADVHNLPSLHY from the exons ATGACATTGCAGCCTTTGACTCCG CAAGAACAAAAAGATGCATATCTTCCGGTGGAGCTGGGAATGCCTAACAGGCAACCGACCAATTACTTTTGCAAGACTCTCACTGCAAGTGATACAAGTACACATGGAGGCTTCTCTGTTCCTCGTCGTGCTGCAGAAAAAGTTTTCCCACCCTTG GATTTCTCACAAACACCACCTGCTCAAGAACTTATGGCAAGAGATCTCCATGATGTCGAATGGAAGTTCAGGCATATTTTTCGGG GCCAGCCTAAGCGTCATTTGCTCACTACTGGCTGGAGTGTCTTTGTCAGTGCCAAACGTCTTGTTGCTGGGGATTCCGTTCTATTTATCTG GAATGAGAAAAATCAGCTCCTATTGGGCATTCGTCGTGCCACTCGACCTCAAACTGTGATGCCATCATCTGTTCTTTCAAGTGACAGTATGCACATAGGACTACTAGCTGCAGCAGCTCATGCTGCTGCTACTAATAGCTGCTTCACTGTTTTCTATAACCCCAG GGCTAGTCCATCTGAGTTCGTCATATCTCTTTCAAAGTATGCCAAAGCTGTGTATCATACACGCGTTTCAGTTGGGATGCGTTTCCGCATGCTTTTTGAAACTGAAGAATCTAGTGTTCGCAG ATATATGGGTACGATTACTAGCATTGGGGACTTGGATCCTGTTCGTTGGGCCAATTCTCATTGGCGCTCTGTTAAG GTGGGTTGGGATGAATCAACCGCAGGTGAGAGGCAGCCGAGGGTATCATTATGGGAAATTGAGCCTTTGACAACATTTCCTATGTATCCTTCACTACTTCCTCTCAGACTAAAACGGCCGTGGTATCCTGGCGCTTCATCTTTTCAAG ATGCTGGCTCTGAAGCAATCAACGGCATGCCATGGTTAAGAGGCGAAGTTGGTGAGGCAGGTTTCAATTCCATAAACTTTCAGTCTGTCGGAATGTTACCTTGGATGCAGCAGAGGTTTGATCCGATAGCCGTAAGGAATGATCTCAACCAGCAATATCAGGCGATAATGGCTGCCGGGCTGCAAAACCAGTTTCAGCAGCCCGTCGACTATCTTCAACAGTCAGGTAGTCACAATCCTCAAACACAGCAGCAGCATACCATCCAGCCATCAGTTCCTTCTCTCACACTTCCTCTGCAAACCCAAATGCTGTCGGATAATATGCAGAGACCGACACCACACCAAGTCTCCGAAGAAAATCATACTTATCAGGAAGCGTATTTAGCGAGGCACCCGTCAGATATCCCTTCCCCTTGGTTTACAAAATCAGAATTCACAAACTCAGCATCTGTGACTCATCCCTGTGTGCAGAATATGCTGGGTTCGCTTTGTCCCGAAGGAAGCAGTGGTACTCTTGTTAATTCATCGAGAGCTGGCCAGGCCACGCTCGATGAGCAGTCTCCCCAGCATTCCTGGGTGGCGAAATATTCTGGAAAAGATGCTTCCATGGAACAGGAAAACTGCACCTTAGATGTGCAGGATCATCAGTCTCTTTTCGGTGCCAGTGTCGACTCTGGTCTCCTGCTACCCACTACTGTCTCCAGAGTGAGTACTTCATCGGTTCAAGCAGATATGTTCCCTATGCCGTTAGGATCATCTGGGTTTCAGAGCCCTCTATACAGCTATGTGCAAGATTCTTCCGACTTGTTGCACAACACAGGACAAGTTGACCAACCAACACCAGACCGCATCTTTGTGAAGGTGTATAAGATGGGATCTGTTGGTAGGTCAGTGGACATCGGCCGGTTCAGCAGTTACGAGGAGCTGCGACAGGAACTGGGTCAGATGTTTCGGGTGGAAGGGTTGCTTGAAGACCCTCAGAGATCAGGCTGGCAGCTTGTATTCGTCGACAGGGAGAATGACATTCTTCTCCTTGGAGACGATCCGTGGGA GGCGTTTGTGAACAATGTGTGGTATATAAAGATCCTTTCGCCTGAAGATGTAGTGAAGCTTGGGAAGCAAGAAGGCGATACGGGTTCGGTTGAGAGGACCAACAATGCTGATGTTCACAATCTTCCATCTCTTCATTACtga